DNA from Deltaproteobacteria bacterium:
AGCGCTACACGCCTCTATTGCCGGCGGGCGCAAGACGATGGGCTACCTGCTCGCCGCGGCGATGATGCTGTACGGCCGCGCCGAGGATCGGCTCTCGCACGTGCTGGTGCATCCGGCGGAACTGGAGGGTACTGATTTTTTCTTCCCCCCCAACACGCGGAGCAACGCCCGCCTCCGCTATCGCGGGCCAGCAAAGAAACCCGTTCGCGTCCAGGCGGCCGCAATCAAGATTGAACTGGCGGAGTTGCCGTTCCCGCGTTTGCGTGCAGTTGGCGACGTCCGTGAGCGGACCTCTGTGAGCTTCTCCAATCTGGTGATGCAGCTGCAAGGGGAGATCGATGTGCTGACCGCCGCTCGGGTTTCGGTGCAGCCAAGTGAATCTCTGGTGATTTGCGGCGCACAGGGGGTGCACCTCTCTCCGGTCCGCGCCGCGATCTACGCCTTGCTCGCCGAACAGCGGCGCGACGGGTGTCGCCAAGCCGATTGTAACGGGTGTCCGTCGTGCTTTGTCTCCAAGCAGCACGTTGAAGGGGCTTTCCGCGAGCAACTGAGCGCATGGATGCGCAAGCAAGAAAGTTCCGGCGTGAATGCCGTGCAGTGGAC
Protein-coding regions in this window:
- a CDS encoding TIGR02584 family CRISPR-associated protein, whose product is MAVRTLLFVAGASPQIITETVWALVRDGVSGGEVFVLTTTRGRESIMQQLLRRGGKWSQLRSEYPGARRFGFTPKSIEVLKGADGRELDDVRSGADNVAAADQIARRVAALTRDGSPALHASIAGGRKTMGYLLAAAMMLYGRAEDRLSHVLVHPAELEGTDFFFPPNTRSNARLRYRGPAKKPVRVQAAAIKIELAELPFPRLRAVGDVRERTSVSFSNLVMQLQGEIDVLTAARVSVQPSESLVICGAQGVHLSPVRAAIYALLAEQRRDGCRQADCNGCPSCFVSKQHVEGAFREQLSAWMRKQESSGVNAVQWTVKNFLPEVPKINVALRRCLKGGSEPYEIKMWGPKGNRHHGLTLRPEAIAVSWE